The genomic window GACTGGGAGCAGATCGTCAGGCTGTACGAAGAGCTTCTCCGGCACCAGCGGACGCCGGTGGTGGCGCTGAACCATGCCGCGGCCGTGGCCATGGCGCGTGGACCGGAAGAAGGACTGCAGCTCGTCGAGGTGCTGGGACGCTCGGGGCTGCTCGACGGCTATCTCTACTTCCACTCCACCCGGGCCGAGCTGCTGCGGCGTCTGGGTCGATGCGCGGAGGCCAGAGCTGCCTACGTCCGGGCCCTGGAGCTGGCGGGAACGGCGCCGGAGAGGCGCTTTCTCCGCATGCGCCTCGAGTCCCTTTAAGGCCTCAAAAGCCGGCGCGGTTCGCCGTAGCCCTGGACCTCCATAGCCGGATCAATCCCGACACCCCGATTCCGAATAGCGTGCCGGCGCCGAACAGGGCGAGGAAGTCGACGGCCCGCACGCGCTCCGAGGCGCGCGCCGCGGTCATGAGGCCGAACAGGAGCGGTATCACGCACGCGGCCACCCGACGGCGCTCCGGCTTGCCCATCCGAATGCCTCCATCCAGTGTGAATTGCACGGCTTTGGAGAAGAGAAACGGCTGCCTTCAATCCTCGGGGAAGCTGTGGTTGATCTCGGCGCCCCCGACGGTTTTTCCCAGCCGGGTGAAGGTGCCCTGCTTGGCAATCTCGCGGGCCGCTTCGAGGAAGCCGGTCCAGGCGGCGCGGGCCAGCGCTCCGCCGACGCTGATCCGGCGGACGCCGAGGGCCGCGAGGCTGGCGACACTCGCATATTCGGCATTGGCCAGAACGTTCACCGGCTTCGGGGCCACCGCCGCGACGACGGCGCGTATCTCCTCGGGCGTGCGGATCCCGGGAGCATACAGGCAGTCGGCGCCCGCCTTGGCGTAGGCCGTCAGGCGGCCTATGGTCTCGTCCAGGTCGGGCCGTCCCACGATAAACCCTTCCGAGCGTCCGGTAAGGAAGACCCCGGTGCCGCTCTTGTCGATTGCCTCACGAGCGGCGACAATCCGCTCCACCGCCCGGGTCAGAGGGTAGAGCGGCTCTCCGGCGTCGCCGGTGGAATCCTCGATCGACAAGCCGGCGATGCCGGTCCGTACCGCACGGGCCACATTCGCCCCTACATGGATCGGCTCGACCGCGAAGCCCCCTTCGAAATCGGCGTTGATCGGGACGCTCACGCCCGCCGCGAGAGCGCGCAGGTGATCCAGGACCGCCTCGAGTCCGGCATGGTTGTCGGCCCGGCCCAGGCTCCAGGCGAAGCCGGCGCTGGTGGTCGCGAGCGCCTTGAAGCCGAGCTGGACCAACAATCGCGCGCTCCCGAGATCCCAGGGATTCGGGATCACGAAGCAGCCGCTCGCGTGCAGCTCGCGGAAGGTCCGGATGGGATCCGGCCGGTCGATCGGGCTCTTCGTCACGGCTTCTCCTCCGATATCGATTCCAGGAACTCGCGCGTCCCTTCGGGCCCGGTGGCCTCGAGCCAGACCGGAGAGTCCCCGGGCTCGATCACCATAGTGAATTTCAGGAACCTGCAGCAGCGGTGCTCGGCGTCGATCACCGCGGCAATCTGCTTCGCCCGGTCGGGCGAGGGGGGAAACCTCCATCGCAACCCGCCGGCGATTCGTGTGACCTCATCGGATAGCGCCAGGAGTCCGGGAAGCAATCCGCCGCGCCCCTCGCGCATCTCCTCCGGCGTCAGAGTGCAGGCAACGGGAAGCGACTTCCCTCCATTCTGCTCAACGCTCATCGTCCGGCCTCATCCTTCATGACGATCGCCCTTCCCGGCCGCCGGCGTGGCGGTCCAGACGCAGGAGGAGATGGCGCTTCACGTCCGGCCATTCCGCGGCCAGGATGCTGTACATGACCGAGTCCCGCACCGTGCCGTCACGCCGCGCGTAGTGATGGCGGATCACTCCATCCTTCTTCGCCCCCAGGGCCGCGATGGCGCGCTGCGAGGCGAAATTGAAGTTGTCGGTGCGAAATCCGACCACGCGGCAACCCAGCGACTCGAAGGCGTGCTGCAGGAGGAGGAGCTTGCAGGCGGTGTTGACGTGGGTGCGCTGCCAGGTCGCGGCATACCAGGTATAGCCGATCT from Candidatus Polarisedimenticolia bacterium includes these protein-coding regions:
- a CDS encoding isocitrate lyase/phosphoenolpyruvate mutase family protein, which codes for MTKSPIDRPDPIRTFRELHASGCFVIPNPWDLGSARLLVQLGFKALATTSAGFAWSLGRADNHAGLEAVLDHLRALAAGVSVPINADFEGGFAVEPIHVGANVARAVRTGIAGLSIEDSTGDAGEPLYPLTRAVERIVAAREAIDKSGTGVFLTGRSEGFIVGRPDLDETIGRLTAYAKAGADCLYAPGIRTPEEIRAVVAAVAPKPVNVLANAEYASVASLAALGVRRISVGGALARAAWTGFLEAAREIAKQGTFTRLGKTVGGAEINHSFPED
- a CDS encoding GNAT family protein, which produces MIKLEPTTLEGHGVLLEPLSPDHAQALREAVGDGRLWELWYTAVPEPDKVGEYIAAALRGLGEGHMLPWAVRELKSGAIAGSTRYHDAVAAIDRVEIGYTWYAATWQRTHVNTACKLLLLQHAFESLGCRVVGFRTDNFNFASQRAIAALGAKKDGVIRHHYARRDGTVRDSVMYSILAAEWPDVKRHLLLRLDRHAGGREGRSS